A region from the Vicia villosa cultivar HV-30 ecotype Madison, WI linkage group LG3, Vvil1.0, whole genome shotgun sequence genome encodes:
- the LOC131658981 gene encoding uncharacterized protein LOC131658981 has translation MVDNMIEAKEELMVSPSSACENKTLGTPHFSKSSIQDSHFLPTHFSISSKTITNFPQEIRYNGWRPPTKEWKTWVKKLQPKFEHLWIQTGIYGAIKASTYEIKRDDELILELANRWCSKRNMFVFPWGESTLTLEDTNICFGYPFLGCSISNPLMNSEQVKVEEELMEARTMFNGSKAKKVNQRAWMMYFMESESKVEHEAFLIYWLSRFVFPANSYDTISKSVLPIAILLAHGNRVALAPAVLSSIYMDLSLLNSVITKKDTTTLNSLRITIWSPFQLVQIWALERFLALKPHPYTIGHGLPKVARWGGVKVLNCKNLKKDLDIAGFINGFLWQPYENSPSVEIYNQKDMWKCYNPWWKKSKSSEERDNKRVKVEQHELKGSNEESHF, from the coding sequence atggttGACAACATGATAGAAGCTAAAGAAGAACTCATGGTTTCACCATCATCCGCTTGTGAAAACAAAACTCTAGGAACTCCACATTTTTCCAAATCTTCTATCCAAGactctcattttcttccaacccatttttctatttcctctaaaactaTCACCAATTTTCCACAAGAAATAAGATACAATGGATGGAGACCACCCACAAAAGAATGGAAAACATGGGTCAAAAAGTTACAACCAAAGTTCGAGCATTTATGGATACAAACTGGAATATACGGTGCAATCAAAGCTTCTACATATGAAATCAAAAGGGATGATGAGTTGATTCTTGAACTTGCTAATAGATGGTGTTCGAAAAGAAATATGTTTGTTTTTCCTTGGGGAGAATCAACATTAACATTGGAAGACacaaatatttgttttggttACCCTTTTTTAGGTTGTTCTATTTCTAACCCTCTTATGAACAGTGAACAAGTAAAAGTAGAAGAGGAGTTAATGGAAGCAAGAACAATGTTTAACGGTTCTAAAGCTAAAAAAGTGAATCAAAGGGCATGGATGATGTATTTTATGGAGAGTGAAAGCAAAGTGGAGCATGAAGCTTTTCTGATTTATTGGTTATCAAGGTTTGTTTTTCCTGCAAACTCTTATGATACGATTTCGAAAAGTGTCTTGCCTATTGCAATACTTTTAGCTCATGGAAATCGAGTAGCTCTTGCACCAGCTGTTTTATCTAGTATTTATATGGATTTGAGTTTACTTAATAGCGTCATTACAAAAAAGGACACAACCACCTTGAACagtttaagaataactatttggTCACCTTTTCAATTGGTTCAAATATGGGCTTTAGAGAGGTTTTTAGCTCTTAAACCTCACCCTTATACAATAGGTCATGGTTTACCAAAGGTGGCAAGATGGGGTGGAGTTAAAGTATTGAATTGTAAAAACTTGAAAAAGGACTTGGATATTGCAGGATTTATAAATGGTTTTCTGTGGCAACCGTATGAGAATTCGCCATCTGTTGAGATTTATAATCAAAAAGATATGTGGAAATGTTATAATCCTTGGTGGAAGAAATCAAAATCAAGCGAGGAAAGAGATAACAAGAGAGTGAAGGTTGAGCAACATGAACTGAAAGGTTCTAATGAAGAGAGCCATTTTTAA